A portion of the Luteolibacter yonseiensis genome contains these proteins:
- the cimA gene encoding citramalate synthase codes for MSSKQVFLYDTTLRDGTQGEGFQLSGLDKLRIAKRLDEFGIDYIEGGWPGSNPKDIEFFREAKNLKLKHAKLAAFGSTRRADTPVEEDPQVRLLLEAETPVVTIFGKSWELQVTEVLRTTVEENQAMIRDTVAYLAKHDREVIYDAEHFFDGYKDSPAHALATLQAAAEGGAACLVLCDTNGGTLPHEVMEICGAVRKHLPDTPIGIHTHNDCELAVANAVASVKAGSTQIQGTINGYGERTGNCNLTSVIPILQLKMDIPVVPHLEQLRDLSYFVDDVSNNPHFARAAFVGRTAFAHKGGMHVNAVQKLARSYEHIVPGSVGNSQNILVSELSGQSNILIKAEELGIPLEKGSPEAGSILRRVKELENDGYSYEAAGGSLELLIRRELGTYRKPFDLTEYHTSFRQYRDGHPPVCEATVKLSVDGTPELTVAEGHGVVNALDLALRKALLPFYPEISNVSLADYKVRILDGHDATAAKTRVLIVSTDGESTWGTVGVSDNIIEASWLALVDGIDLFLQRKR; via the coding sequence ATGAGCTCCAAACAAGTATTTCTCTACGACACGACCCTGCGCGATGGAACGCAGGGCGAAGGATTCCAATTATCCGGCCTCGACAAGCTGCGGATTGCGAAACGTCTGGATGAATTCGGCATCGACTACATCGAGGGCGGCTGGCCCGGCTCGAACCCGAAGGACATCGAGTTCTTCCGCGAGGCCAAGAACCTGAAACTCAAGCACGCCAAGCTCGCCGCGTTCGGCTCCACCCGCCGCGCGGACACGCCGGTGGAGGAGGATCCGCAGGTGCGCCTGCTGCTGGAGGCGGAAACACCCGTCGTCACCATTTTCGGGAAAAGCTGGGAACTCCAGGTCACCGAGGTCCTCCGCACCACCGTGGAGGAAAACCAGGCGATGATCCGCGACACCGTGGCCTACCTGGCGAAGCACGACCGCGAGGTGATCTATGACGCCGAGCACTTTTTCGACGGCTACAAGGATTCTCCGGCCCACGCCCTGGCCACGCTGCAAGCCGCCGCCGAGGGCGGTGCCGCCTGCCTCGTCCTCTGCGACACGAACGGCGGCACGCTCCCCCACGAAGTGATGGAGATCTGCGGTGCGGTGAGAAAGCACCTGCCGGACACCCCCATCGGCATCCACACCCACAACGATTGCGAACTCGCCGTCGCGAACGCGGTCGCCTCCGTCAAGGCGGGTTCCACCCAGATCCAGGGCACCATCAACGGCTACGGCGAGCGCACGGGAAATTGCAACCTCACGTCCGTCATCCCCATCCTCCAGCTCAAGATGGACATCCCGGTCGTCCCGCACCTCGAACAGCTGCGGGATCTCTCGTATTTCGTGGACGACGTTTCGAACAATCCCCATTTCGCCCGCGCCGCCTTCGTCGGCCGCACGGCCTTCGCCCACAAGGGCGGCATGCACGTGAACGCGGTGCAGAAGCTCGCCCGCAGCTACGAGCACATCGTCCCCGGCAGCGTCGGAAATTCGCAGAACATCCTCGTTTCCGAACTCAGCGGACAGTCGAACATCCTCATCAAGGCGGAGGAACTCGGCATCCCCTTGGAAAAAGGTTCCCCCGAAGCCGGCTCCATCCTGCGCCGCGTGAAGGAGCTGGAAAACGACGGTTACTCCTACGAGGCCGCCGGTGGATCGCTGGAGCTCCTGATCCGCCGCGAGCTGGGCACCTATCGGAAGCCGTTCGACCTGACGGAATACCACACCAGCTTCCGCCAGTACCGCGACGGCCACCCGCCCGTCTGCGAGGCCACGGTGAAGCTCTCGGTCGACGGCACGCCGGAACTGACCGTCGCGGAAGGCCACGGCGTGGTGAACGCCCTGGACCTCGCGCTGCGCAAGGCGCTGCTGCCCTTCTACCCGGAAATTTCCAACGTCTCGCTCGCGGATTACAAGGTCCGCATCCTCGACGGTCACGACGCCACCGCCGCCAAGACGCGCGTGCTCATCGTTTCCACCGATGGTGAATCCACCTGGGGCACCGTCGGCGTGTCGGACAACATCATCGAGGCAAGCTGGCTGGCGCTCGTCGATGGCATTGACCTGTTCCTCCAGCGCAAGAGATAA